In Kitasatospora sp. NA04385, a single genomic region encodes these proteins:
- a CDS encoding cystathionine gamma-synthase: MTQHQLSHGFETLAIHAGQEADPRTGAVVTPIYQVSTYKQDGVGGLREGYEYSRSANPTRTALEECLAAIEGGARGLAFASGLAAEDTLLRTLLQPGDHIVIPNDAYGGTFRLFAKVLTRWGVEFSVADTHHPEKVREAIRPTTRAVWVETPSNPLLGITDLAAVAEIAHAAGAKLVVDNTFASPYLQQPISFGADVVVHSTTKYMGGHSDVVGGALVVADAGLAEEVAYHQNAMGAVAGPFDAWLVLRGIKTLGVRMDRHSENAEKVAELLAGHPKVTQVLYPGLPAHPGHDVAAKQMKAFGGMVSFRVAGGEQAAVEVCNRAELFTLGESLGGVESLIEHPGRMTHASAAGSPLEVPADLVRISVGIESAADLLADLEQALG, from the coding sequence ATGACCCAGCACCAGCTTTCCCACGGCTTCGAGACGCTCGCCATCCACGCGGGCCAGGAAGCGGACCCCCGGACCGGGGCAGTCGTGACGCCGATCTACCAGGTGTCCACCTACAAGCAGGACGGCGTCGGCGGGCTGCGCGAGGGCTACGAGTACAGCCGCTCCGCCAACCCGACCCGCACCGCGCTGGAGGAGTGCCTGGCCGCGATCGAGGGCGGCGCCCGCGGCCTCGCCTTCGCCTCCGGACTGGCCGCCGAGGACACCCTGCTGCGCACCCTGCTGCAGCCCGGCGACCACATCGTCATCCCCAACGACGCGTACGGCGGCACCTTCCGGCTGTTCGCCAAGGTGCTGACCCGCTGGGGCGTCGAGTTCTCGGTCGCCGACACCCACCACCCCGAGAAGGTGCGCGAGGCGATCCGCCCGACCACCCGCGCGGTGTGGGTGGAGACCCCGTCCAACCCGCTGCTCGGCATCACCGACCTCGCCGCGGTCGCCGAGATCGCGCACGCCGCCGGCGCCAAGCTGGTGGTCGACAACACCTTCGCCAGCCCCTACCTCCAGCAGCCGATCTCGTTCGGCGCGGACGTGGTGGTGCACTCCACCACCAAGTACATGGGCGGGCACTCCGACGTGGTCGGCGGCGCCCTGGTGGTCGCCGACGCGGGCCTGGCCGAGGAGGTCGCCTACCACCAGAACGCGATGGGCGCGGTGGCCGGGCCGTTCGACGCCTGGCTGGTGCTGCGCGGCATCAAGACGCTCGGCGTCCGGATGGACCGGCACTCGGAGAACGCCGAGAAGGTCGCCGAACTGCTGGCCGGCCACCCGAAGGTGACGCAGGTGCTCTACCCCGGCCTGCCCGCCCACCCCGGGCACGACGTCGCCGCCAAGCAGATGAAGGCGTTCGGCGGCATGGTGTCCTTCCGGGTCGCCGGCGGCGAGCAGGCCGCCGTCGAGGTCTGCAACCGGGCCGAACTGTTCACCCTGGGCGAGTCGTTGGGCGGCGTGGAGTCGCTGATCGAGCACCCCGGGCGGATGACCCACGCCTCCGCGGCCGGCTCCCCGCTGGAGGTGCCCGCCGACCTGGTGCGCATCTCGGTGGGCATCGAGTCCGCCGCCGACCTGCTGGCCGACCTGGAGCAGGCCCTCGGCTGA
- a CDS encoding MarR family winged helix-turn-helix transcriptional regulator, with protein MSLPAPDSPTDPGCPDADSQLPYQVAVFARRISVAGELDRAAFLLLEQLSATGPANVKTLAAELGVDSSTVTRQAAPLLRERLVARLPYPADRRAVRLGLTPLGAGRLDQVRQRRRELIAELTAGWTSRERAVFCALLARFNDGLLDRR; from the coding sequence ATGAGCCTGCCTGCGCCCGATTCCCCCACCGACCCCGGCTGTCCGGATGCGGACAGTCAGCTCCCTTACCAGGTCGCGGTGTTCGCGCGGCGGATCAGTGTCGCCGGTGAACTCGACCGGGCCGCCTTCCTGCTGCTGGAGCAGCTCTCCGCGACCGGCCCGGCCAACGTGAAGACGCTGGCGGCGGAGCTCGGGGTGGACTCCTCGACGGTGACCCGGCAGGCCGCGCCGCTGCTGCGCGAACGGCTGGTGGCGCGGCTGCCGTACCCGGCGGACCGGCGGGCGGTGCGGCTGGGGCTGACGCCGCTGGGAGCCGGGCGGCTGGACCAGGTGCGGCAGCGGCGGCGGGAGTTGATCGCCGAGCTGACCGCGGGCTGGACGTCCCGGGAGCGGGCGGTGTTCTGCGCGCTGCTGGCCCGGTTCAACGACGGTCTGCTGGACCGCCGTTGA
- the ilvA gene encoding threonine ammonia-lyase, producing the protein MHSWPITVDDVLGAQKMLAGVARITPMQTSRHLSGVAGTPVHLKCENLQRTGSFKLRGAYVRIAGLSPVERAAGVVAASAGNHAQGVALAAALLGVRSTVFMPLAAPLPKVAATREYGAEVRLHGANVDQALQAAREYAEATGAVFIHPFDHWDVITGQATVGLEVLEQCPEVRTVLVGTGGGGLLAGVAIAVKALRPDVRVIGVQAAAAAAYPLSLAAGRPVSLERFATMADGIMVGRPGDIPFEVVNALADGVLTVSEDELSRSLLVGLERLKLVVEPAGAAPIAALLAEPGRFEGPVVAVLSGGNIDPQLMQRVLRHGLAAAGRYLSLRVRLFDRPGSLADLLGVLTRVDANVLDVAHVRIDPQLGLTEVEVDLHLETKGPEHCAAVIGELREAGYVVSR; encoded by the coding sequence ATGCACAGTTGGCCGATCACGGTGGACGACGTCCTGGGCGCGCAGAAGATGCTGGCCGGGGTGGCCCGGATCACCCCCATGCAGACCAGCCGCCACCTGTCCGGGGTGGCCGGCACGCCCGTCCACCTCAAGTGCGAGAACCTGCAGCGCACCGGCTCGTTCAAGCTGCGCGGCGCGTACGTGCGGATCGCCGGGCTCTCCCCGGTCGAGCGGGCCGCCGGGGTGGTCGCCGCCAGCGCCGGCAACCACGCGCAGGGCGTCGCGCTGGCCGCCGCGCTGCTGGGCGTGCGCTCCACCGTTTTCATGCCGCTCGCCGCGCCGCTGCCGAAGGTCGCCGCCACCCGCGAGTACGGCGCCGAGGTCCGGCTGCACGGCGCCAACGTCGACCAGGCGCTGCAGGCCGCCCGCGAGTACGCCGAAGCGACCGGCGCGGTGTTCATCCACCCCTTCGACCACTGGGACGTGATCACCGGCCAGGCCACCGTCGGCCTGGAGGTGCTGGAGCAGTGCCCCGAGGTGCGCACCGTGCTGGTCGGCACCGGCGGCGGCGGGCTGCTGGCCGGCGTGGCGATCGCGGTCAAGGCGCTGCGCCCGGACGTCCGGGTGATCGGCGTGCAGGCCGCCGCGGCCGCCGCGTACCCGCTGTCGCTGGCGGCGGGGCGCCCGGTCTCGCTGGAACGGTTCGCCACCATGGCGGACGGCATCATGGTCGGCCGCCCCGGCGACATCCCCTTCGAAGTGGTGAACGCGCTCGCGGACGGCGTGCTGACGGTCTCCGAGGACGAGCTCTCCCGCTCGCTGCTGGTCGGCCTGGAGCGGCTCAAGCTGGTGGTCGAGCCCGCCGGGGCGGCGCCGATCGCCGCGCTGCTGGCCGAGCCGGGCCGGTTCGAGGGGCCGGTGGTGGCGGTGCTCTCCGGCGGCAACATCGACCCGCAGCTGATGCAGCGGGTGCTGCGGCACGGGCTGGCCGCGGCGGGCCGCTACCTGTCGCTGCGGGTGCGGCTGTTCGACCGGCCGGGCTCGCTGGCCGACCTGCTGGGTGTGCTGACCAGGGTGGACGCCAACGTGCTGGACGTCGCGCACGTGCGGATCGACCCGCAGCTGGGCCTGACCGAGGTCGAGGTGGACCTGCACCTGGAGACCAAGGGCCCCGAGCACTGCGCGGCGGTGATCGGGGAGCTGCGCGAGGCCGGGTACGTGGTCAGCCGCTGA
- a CDS encoding ATP-binding cassette domain-containing protein, with translation MAAAIEAENLVKTFGDVRALDGVSLDVPEGTVLGLLGPNGAGKTTTVRVLTTLLQPDSGRATVAGVDVLKHPNKVRSLIGLSGQYAAVDEYLTGRENLQMVGELYQMSARDAKKRALELLEWFHLSEAMDRTAKTYSGGMRRRLDLAAALVVRPPVMFLDEPTTGLDPRNRIALWEVIETLVDQGTTLLLTTQYLEEADRLAHDIAVVDHGKVIARGTADELKRQIGGERIEVVVRAADLVPEAVAALTPYAKGDPTVERNTRRITVPVSGGARVLADAIRELDARSIEIDDIGLRRPTLDDVFLSLTGHVTEEGADEEDGGAAADAKKGRRGHGKDA, from the coding sequence ATGGCGGCAGCCATCGAAGCCGAGAACCTGGTCAAGACCTTCGGTGACGTCCGCGCCCTGGACGGCGTGAGCCTGGACGTCCCCGAGGGCACCGTCCTCGGGCTGCTCGGGCCCAACGGCGCGGGCAAGACCACCACCGTCCGCGTCCTGACCACCCTGCTCCAACCGGACTCCGGCCGGGCCACCGTGGCCGGGGTCGACGTCCTCAAGCACCCCAACAAGGTGCGCAGCCTGATCGGCCTCTCCGGCCAGTACGCGGCCGTGGACGAGTACCTCACCGGCCGCGAGAACCTCCAGATGGTCGGCGAGCTCTACCAGATGAGCGCCCGCGACGCGAAGAAGCGGGCCCTGGAGCTGCTGGAGTGGTTCCACCTCTCCGAGGCCATGGACCGCACCGCCAAGACCTACTCCGGCGGCATGCGCCGCCGCCTCGACCTGGCCGCCGCCCTGGTGGTCCGGCCCCCGGTGATGTTCCTCGACGAGCCCACCACCGGCCTCGACCCGCGCAACCGGATCGCCCTGTGGGAGGTCATCGAGACCCTGGTCGACCAGGGCACCACCCTGCTGCTCACCACCCAGTACCTGGAGGAGGCCGACCGCCTCGCCCACGACATCGCGGTGGTCGACCACGGCAAGGTGATCGCCCGCGGCACCGCCGACGAGCTCAAGCGCCAGATCGGCGGCGAGCGGATCGAGGTGGTCGTCCGGGCCGCCGACCTCGTCCCCGAGGCCGTCGCCGCGCTCACCCCGTACGCCAAGGGCGACCCGACGGTGGAGCGGAACACCCGCCGGATCACCGTCCCGGTCAGCGGCGGCGCCCGGGTGCTCGCCGATGCCATCCGCGAACTGGACGCCCGCTCCATCGAGATCGACGACATCGGCCTGCGCCGCCCGACCCTCGACGACGTCTTCCTCTCCCTCACCGGCCACGTCACCGAGGAGGGGGCGGACGAGGAGGACGGCGGCGCGGCCGCCGACGCCAAGAAGGGCCGCCGCGGCCACGGGAAGGACGCCTGA
- a CDS encoding ABC transporter permease gives MTLSDTRGAIGGAPVTPRRGVAATAHDSWVVAKRNLRRMTRIPEIVVFGLMQPVMFVLLFSYVMGGAIAIPGAQPSHQTYIEYLMAGIFAQTVTFAVAGASAGIAEDMTKGLVDRFRSLPMSRAAVLTGRTLADLVQTAFILVVLSLVALAVGWRIHNGVLDMLAAFGLLLLLGYAFSWIGALIGLSVRSPEAATSAGLIWLFPLTFVSNAFVPVSSMPDWLQPVAYWNPFSATVQACRSLFGNQLGPVPDSWPMQHAALVSVVWSVLITAVFSWLAVRKYRRAAG, from the coding sequence ATGACACTCTCCGACACCCGGGGCGCCATCGGCGGCGCCCCCGTCACCCCGCGCCGCGGCGTCGCCGCCACCGCCCACGACTCCTGGGTGGTCGCCAAGCGGAACCTGCGCCGGATGACCCGGATCCCGGAGATCGTGGTCTTCGGCCTCATGCAGCCGGTCATGTTCGTGCTGCTGTTCTCGTACGTCATGGGCGGCGCGATCGCGATCCCCGGCGCGCAGCCCAGCCACCAGACGTACATCGAGTACCTGATGGCCGGCATCTTCGCCCAGACCGTCACCTTCGCGGTGGCCGGCGCCTCGGCCGGCATCGCGGAGGACATGACCAAGGGCCTGGTCGACCGGTTCCGCTCGCTGCCGATGTCCCGGGCCGCCGTGCTCACCGGGCGCACCCTGGCCGACCTGGTGCAGACCGCGTTCATCCTGGTCGTGCTGTCGCTGGTCGCGCTGGCGGTCGGCTGGCGGATCCACAACGGCGTGCTGGACATGCTCGCCGCGTTCGGCCTGCTGCTGCTGCTCGGCTACGCCTTCTCCTGGATCGGCGCGCTGATCGGCCTGTCGGTGCGCAGCCCCGAGGCGGCCACCTCGGCCGGGCTGATCTGGCTGTTCCCGCTGACCTTCGTCTCCAACGCCTTCGTACCGGTCAGCTCGATGCCGGACTGGCTGCAGCCGGTCGCCTACTGGAACCCGTTCTCCGCCACCGTGCAGGCCTGCCGCAGCCTGTTCGGCAACCAGCTCGGCCCGGTGCCGGACTCCTGGCCGATGCAGCACGCCGCGCTGGTCTCGGTGGTCTGGTCGGTCCTCATCACGGCGGTCTTCTCCTGGCTGGCGGTGCGCAAGTACCGCCGCGCGGCCGGCTGA
- the greA gene encoding transcription elongation factor GreA, which translates to MTQTNDDVTWLTQDHYNKLKAELDQLTGPWRIEIAKKIEAAREEGDLKENAGYHAAKDEQGKTEARIRQLSQLLERAKVGEAPADSGVVAPGMLVKVAFDGDEDDTMEFLLASREVTDGDIDVYSPQSPLGRGIIGKSVGENAQYELPNGKKASVKIVDAKPFSG; encoded by the coding sequence GTGACCCAGACCAACGATGACGTGACCTGGCTCACTCAGGACCACTACAACAAGCTCAAGGCCGAGCTTGACCAGTTGACCGGGCCCTGGCGCATCGAGATCGCGAAGAAGATCGAGGCCGCGCGCGAGGAGGGCGACCTCAAGGAGAACGCCGGCTACCACGCGGCCAAGGACGAGCAGGGCAAGACCGAGGCCCGCATCCGCCAGCTGTCCCAGCTGCTGGAGCGGGCGAAGGTCGGCGAGGCCCCGGCCGACTCGGGCGTGGTGGCCCCGGGCATGCTGGTGAAGGTCGCCTTCGACGGCGACGAGGACGACACCATGGAGTTCCTGCTGGCCTCCCGCGAGGTCACCGACGGCGACATCGACGTGTACTCCCCGCAGTCGCCGCTGGGCCGGGGCATCATCGGCAAGTCGGTGGGCGAGAACGCCCAGTACGAGCTGCCGAACGGCAAGAAGGCCAGCGTGAAGATCGTCGACGCCAAGCCGTTCTCGGGCTGA
- a CDS encoding DUF4307 domain-containing protein, which produces MDHSPTPETRTAPPAAPPAGRYSRADDRTADRRLRVAAAVCGVLFLGLIAWLGSSYLLRETRMNGTVPTFQAVSDTELQLQLSVRKSAGTSGVCTVRSQGTDGSVVGQSDFQVPAAGSSYDQVVTLRTTARGTTAELLGCTPDKE; this is translated from the coding sequence ATGGACCACAGCCCTACGCCCGAGACCCGCACCGCACCGCCGGCCGCACCGCCGGCCGGCCGCTACAGCCGGGCCGACGACCGGACGGCCGACCGCAGGCTGCGGGTGGCCGCGGCGGTGTGCGGGGTGCTGTTCCTCGGGCTGATCGCCTGGCTGGGCAGCTCGTACCTGCTGCGCGAGACCAGGATGAACGGTACGGTGCCCACCTTCCAGGCGGTGTCGGACACCGAGCTGCAGCTGCAGCTGTCGGTGCGCAAGAGCGCGGGCACCTCCGGGGTGTGCACGGTGCGCTCGCAGGGGACGGACGGCTCGGTGGTCGGCCAGTCGGACTTCCAGGTCCCGGCGGCGGGCAGCAGCTACGACCAGGTGGTCACGCTCCGGACCACCGCCCGCGGCACCACCGCGGAGCTGCTCGGCTGCACCCCCGACAAGGAGTAA
- the mca gene encoding mycothiol conjugate amidase Mca, with the protein MSEQLRLMAVHAHPDDESSKGAATMAMYVAQGVEVLVATCTGGERGSILNPKLQGDPWVEENIHEVRRKEMDAAREILGVRQAWLGYVDSGLPEGDPLPPLPEGCFALEEVEVAAGALVKLIREFRPHVITTYDENGGYPHPDHIMTHKITMVAFEAAGDPAAYPEAGEPWQPSKLYYNHGFPMGRIRALHAYLSENGHDSPYGEWIEGWEKSGRAEREITSRIECADFFEIRDKALIAHATQIDPDGPWFRVPIDIQREVWPTEDYELAKSLVDTDLPETDLFAGLRK; encoded by the coding sequence TTGAGCGAGCAGTTGCGTTTGATGGCGGTGCACGCGCACCCGGACGACGAGTCCAGCAAGGGCGCCGCCACCATGGCCATGTACGTGGCCCAGGGGGTGGAGGTCCTGGTCGCCACGTGCACCGGAGGGGAGCGCGGGTCGATCCTCAACCCCAAGCTCCAGGGCGACCCGTGGGTCGAGGAGAACATCCACGAGGTCCGCCGCAAGGAGATGGACGCCGCCCGGGAGATCCTCGGCGTCCGGCAGGCGTGGCTCGGCTACGTCGACTCGGGCCTGCCCGAGGGCGACCCGCTGCCCCCGCTGCCCGAGGGCTGCTTCGCCCTGGAGGAGGTCGAGGTCGCGGCGGGCGCCCTGGTCAAGCTGATCCGCGAGTTCCGCCCGCACGTGATCACCACGTACGACGAGAACGGCGGCTACCCGCACCCCGACCACATCATGACCCACAAGATCACCATGGTGGCCTTCGAGGCGGCCGGCGATCCGGCGGCCTACCCCGAGGCCGGCGAGCCCTGGCAGCCGTCCAAGCTCTACTACAACCACGGCTTCCCGATGGGCCGGATCCGGGCCCTGCACGCCTACCTCAGCGAGAACGGGCACGACTCCCCGTACGGCGAGTGGATCGAGGGCTGGGAGAAGTCCGGCCGGGCCGAGCGGGAGATCACCTCCCGGATCGAGTGCGCCGACTTCTTCGAGATCCGTGACAAGGCACTGATCGCGCACGCCACCCAGATCGACCCGGACGGGCCCTGGTTCCGCGTCCCGATCGACATCCAGCGCGAGGTCTGGCCCACCGAGGACTACGAGCTCGCCAAGTCCCTGGTCGACACCGACCTCCCCGAGACCGACCTCTTCGCGGGCCTGCGCAAGTAG
- a CDS encoding Uma2 family endonuclease encodes MSVDAVMNTEFPAGYVLFFGTDGKVVMTPRSEEHSSTIKSMQIDSLSLGRHAKTTSDVYLDFPADENSAPDFAILREDAQRQGKRYGFEDVLLIAEVVSASSARKDYDDCTAKYGRYGIPVYVVVDPYAAEVVVHTRPTGSGYIAAHTHQYGSGKLPIELADGRTYTLDLDELPRPEADAR; translated from the coding sequence ATGAGCGTCGACGCGGTCATGAACACCGAGTTCCCCGCCGGGTACGTGCTCTTCTTCGGTACCGACGGGAAGGTGGTCATGACCCCGCGGAGCGAAGAGCACTCCAGCACGATCAAGTCGATGCAGATCGACTCGCTCTCGCTCGGGCGGCACGCGAAGACCACCTCCGACGTGTACCTGGACTTCCCCGCCGACGAGAACTCGGCCCCGGACTTCGCGATCCTGCGGGAGGACGCGCAGCGGCAGGGCAAGCGCTACGGCTTCGAGGACGTGCTGCTGATCGCCGAGGTGGTGTCGGCCTCCTCCGCGCGCAAGGACTACGACGACTGCACGGCGAAGTACGGTCGCTACGGCATCCCGGTCTACGTGGTGGTGGACCCGTACGCCGCGGAGGTCGTCGTCCACACCCGGCCCACCGGCTCCGGCTACATCGCGGCGCACACCCACCAGTACGGCTCGGGCAAGCTGCCCATCGAGCTGGCCGACGGGCGGACCTACACCCTCGACCTGGACGAGCTGCCCCGGCCCGAGGCCGACGCCCGCTGA
- a CDS encoding GIY-YIG nuclease family protein, which translates to MQIRIADGYHDARVRELTLTADYLQKKDEEKEAQREARARQREEERAQREFDREREKLDKERNHVQTALQRLRERGDTQGVLDLESRLADIESALRSVEARAANIRTGYVYVISNVGAFGERMVKIGLTRRLEPLDRIYELSGASVPFRFDVHALIFSDDGVGLETKLHQHFADRRVNQVNTRREFFYVSPAEVRDALQEYVGQHLVEFTDAPEALEWRASGGRPA; encoded by the coding sequence ATGCAGATCCGCATTGCGGACGGCTACCACGACGCCCGCGTACGCGAGTTGACGCTGACCGCCGACTACCTGCAGAAGAAGGACGAGGAAAAGGAAGCCCAGCGCGAAGCACGTGCCCGCCAGCGCGAGGAGGAGCGGGCGCAGCGCGAGTTCGACCGCGAACGTGAGAAGTTGGACAAGGAGCGCAACCATGTCCAGACAGCTCTGCAGCGGCTACGCGAACGCGGCGACACGCAGGGCGTCCTGGATCTGGAGAGCAGACTCGCCGATATCGAGTCCGCCCTGCGCAGCGTAGAGGCCCGGGCGGCGAACATCCGCACCGGCTACGTCTACGTCATCTCCAACGTGGGTGCCTTCGGCGAACGCATGGTCAAGATCGGCCTGACCCGTCGGCTCGAACCCCTGGACCGCATCTACGAGCTCAGCGGCGCGTCCGTGCCGTTCCGCTTCGACGTCCACGCGCTCATCTTCAGCGACGACGGCGTCGGACTGGAGACCAAGCTCCACCAGCACTTCGCGGACCGCCGGGTCAACCAGGTCAATACTCGACGCGAGTTCTTCTACGTCAGCCCCGCAGAAGTCCGGGACGCCCTGCAGGAATACGTCGGACAGCACCTGGTCGAATTCACCGACGCGCCCGAGGCGCTCGAGTGGCGAGCCAGCGGTGGCAGGCCGGCTTGA
- a CDS encoding thioredoxin domain-containing protein — protein MNRLANATSPYLQQHADNPVDWWEWSPEAFAEAARRGVPVLLSVGYAACHWCHVMAHESFEDEATAGFLNERFVAVKVDREERPDVDAVYMEAVQAATGQGGWPMTVFLTPEKEPFYFGTYFPPEPRHGMPSFRQVLEGVDKAWTGRRDEVGEVAGRISRDLAERASVYAVGSGVGQPPGEDELHRAVVELTRSFDERRGGFGGAPKFPPSMVLEFLLRHHARTGSAAALQMAERTCEAMARGAIYDQLGGGFARYAVDATWTVPHFEKMLYDNALLLRVYLHLWRATGEERARRVALETADFLLRELRTPEGGFASALDADSLDEASGRTAEGAYYAWTPEQLEQVLGAADAARAVGLFDVTGTFEHGSSVLQLPKDPEDREEYQEIRAKLFEARSRRPAPARDDKVVAAWNGLAIAALAEAGALLERPDLVEAAERAADLLITVHLTPEGRLLRTSRDGRAGANAGVLEDYADTAEGFLALYAVSGDSSWLQLAGELLDLVLLHFTDEASGALYDTADDAEQLIRRPQDPTDNATPSGWTAAAGALLGYAAYTGSARHRTAAERALGIVSTLGTRAPRFTGWGLAVAEALLDGPREVAVIGAPDDPARAALHLTALRATAPGAVVAVGESGDTEVPLLADRPLLDGRAAAYVCRHFVCERPTADAAELAGRLRPETAGTVGAEGTEGTAGAEGAEGTEGAAG, from the coding sequence ATGAACAGACTCGCGAACGCGACGTCCCCGTACCTGCAGCAGCACGCCGACAACCCCGTCGACTGGTGGGAGTGGTCCCCCGAGGCGTTCGCGGAGGCGGCGCGGCGTGGGGTGCCGGTGCTGCTGTCGGTGGGGTACGCGGCCTGCCACTGGTGTCATGTGATGGCACACGAGTCGTTCGAGGACGAGGCGACGGCGGGGTTCCTGAACGAGCGGTTCGTGGCGGTGAAGGTCGACCGGGAGGAACGGCCGGACGTCGACGCGGTGTACATGGAGGCGGTGCAGGCGGCCACGGGGCAGGGCGGGTGGCCGATGACGGTGTTCCTGACGCCGGAGAAGGAGCCGTTCTACTTCGGGACGTACTTCCCGCCGGAGCCGCGGCACGGGATGCCCTCGTTCCGGCAGGTGCTGGAGGGGGTCGACAAGGCCTGGACGGGGCGGCGGGACGAGGTCGGCGAGGTGGCCGGGCGGATCAGCCGGGACCTGGCGGAGCGGGCCTCGGTGTACGCGGTGGGCAGCGGGGTCGGTCAGCCGCCGGGGGAGGACGAACTGCACCGGGCGGTCGTGGAGTTGACGCGGTCGTTCGACGAGCGGCGGGGCGGCTTCGGCGGGGCGCCGAAGTTCCCGCCGTCGATGGTGCTGGAGTTCCTGCTGCGGCACCACGCGCGGACCGGGTCGGCGGCGGCGCTGCAGATGGCCGAGCGCACCTGCGAGGCGATGGCGCGCGGCGCGATCTACGACCAGCTCGGCGGCGGCTTCGCCCGGTACGCGGTGGACGCGACCTGGACGGTGCCGCACTTCGAGAAGATGCTGTACGACAACGCCCTGCTGCTGCGGGTGTACCTGCACCTGTGGCGGGCCACCGGCGAGGAGCGGGCGCGCCGGGTCGCGCTGGAGACCGCCGACTTCCTGCTGCGCGAACTGCGCACCCCCGAGGGCGGGTTCGCCTCCGCGCTGGACGCCGACTCGCTGGACGAGGCGAGCGGGAGGACCGCCGAGGGCGCGTACTACGCGTGGACGCCGGAGCAGCTGGAGCAGGTGCTGGGGGCGGCGGACGCCGCCCGCGCGGTCGGGCTGTTCGACGTCACCGGGACGTTCGAGCACGGTAGTTCGGTGCTCCAGCTGCCCAAGGACCCGGAGGACCGGGAGGAGTACCAGGAGATCCGGGCGAAGCTGTTCGAGGCGCGGTCGCGGCGCCCCGCCCCCGCCCGGGACGACAAGGTGGTGGCGGCCTGGAACGGCCTGGCGATCGCCGCGCTCGCCGAGGCCGGCGCCCTGCTGGAGCGCCCCGACCTGGTCGAGGCCGCCGAGCGCGCCGCCGACCTGCTGATCACCGTCCACCTGACGCCCGAGGGACGGCTGCTGCGCACCTCCCGGGACGGCCGGGCGGGCGCCAACGCGGGCGTGCTGGAGGACTACGCGGACACCGCCGAGGGCTTCCTCGCGCTGTACGCCGTCAGCGGGGACAGCTCCTGGCTGCAACTGGCCGGCGAGCTGCTCGACCTGGTGCTGCTGCACTTCACCGACGAGGCGTCCGGCGCGCTGTACGACACCGCGGACGACGCCGAGCAGTTGATCCGCCGCCCGCAGGACCCCACCGACAACGCCACCCCGTCCGGCTGGACCGCCGCCGCGGGCGCCCTGCTCGGGTACGCCGCGTACACCGGATCGGCCCGCCACCGCACCGCCGCCGAACGGGCGTTGGGCATCGTCTCGACCCTCGGCACCCGCGCCCCCCGGTTCACCGGCTGGGGTCTGGCCGTCGCCGAGGCGCTGCTCGACGGCCCCCGCGAGGTCGCCGTCATCGGCGCCCCCGACGATCCCGCGCGGGCCGCCCTGCACCTGACCGCGCTGCGGGCCACCGCGCCCGGCGCGGTGGTCGCCGTCGGCGAGAGCGGCGACACCGAGGTGCCGCTGCTCGCCGACCGCCCGCTGCTGGACGGCCGGGCCGCCGCGTACGTGTGCCGGCACTTCGTCTGCGAGCGCCCGACCGCGGACGCCGCCGAACTGGCCGGACGGCTGCGCCCGGAAACCGCGGGAACGGTAGGGGCGGAGGGAACGGAAGGCACGGCGGGAGCGGAAGGCGCGGAGGGAACGGAAGGCGCCGCGGGATAA